In one window of bacterium DNA:
- a CDS encoding OmpA family protein, protein MTNGDGQAIVQMASDEAGIATVIAQFGSAADTVRVGFVGPMNYLVDRRSTPHQGGTPPYPNGWLQKYCTVMQVHWNGMLRWNWSNLSHAYSYFSDSGPAVGDMLRFTLTPDLGCPDAENQPPFNQPWTDAIWLHYWYGDDYDHQITVQVAPAQIPLLDEQVVDIILDDPLVKWWRAPCGTRSPRPAASNQKLSESRAKAVVAAGVAQGIEAKRLSAIGYGQTKPIADNSSQASRAKNRRVELVR, encoded by the coding sequence ATGACCAATGGGGACGGGCAGGCGATCGTGCAGATGGCCAGCGACGAGGCGGGCATCGCGACCGTCATTGCCCAGTTCGGAAGCGCCGCCGACACGGTGCGCGTCGGCTTCGTGGGGCCGATGAACTACCTCGTCGACCGGCGCTCGACTCCACATCAGGGCGGGACGCCGCCCTACCCCAACGGGTGGCTACAGAAGTACTGCACGGTCATGCAGGTCCACTGGAACGGGATGCTGCGCTGGAACTGGTCGAACCTCAGCCATGCGTACTCCTACTTCAGCGACAGTGGCCCCGCGGTCGGTGACATGCTGCGCTTCACGCTGACGCCCGACCTCGGCTGCCCGGACGCGGAGAACCAACCGCCGTTCAACCAGCCCTGGACCGATGCGATCTGGCTCCACTACTGGTATGGCGACGACTACGATCACCAGATCACCGTCCAGGTGGCGCCCGCGCAGATCCCGCTGCTCGATGAACAGGTAGTGGACATCATCTTGGACGACCCTCTGGTCAAGTGGTGGCGGGCGCCATGCGGGACGCGCTCGCCAAGGCCGGCCGCATCCAATCAGAAGCTCTCCGAGAGCCGGGCCAAGGCCGTCGTTGCCGCCGGGGTCGCGCAGGGGATCGAGGCCAAGCGCCTGAGCGCGATCGGCTACGGGCAGACGAAGCCCATTGCCGACAACAGCAGCCAAGCGAGCAGGGCGAAGAACCGCAGGGTCGAGCTCGTGAGGTAG
- a CDS encoding redox-sensing transcriptional repressor Rex, with protein MGIEQDRIPEATLQRLPLYLYRLQTLQAVGVGRVSSRALAAELRINSSRLRQDFHHFGGFSRPGQTYAVDHLVARLREILALGAPVQYVIAGAGYLGQAIAAYPRFEEDGFRLAGIFDINPKLIGLRFRGVPVQDIELLPELVAQMGVRLGVITTSPEAAQNVAGLMVRAGITGIWNFAPVSLQLPGGVTLQDEFLTAGLMALHYRMHEAERQGEEST; from the coding sequence ATGGGCATTGAGCAGGACAGGATTCCCGAGGCCACGCTGCAGCGCCTGCCGCTCTATCTTTACCGCCTGCAGACCCTGCAGGCGGTGGGCGTGGGGCGGGTGAGCAGCCGGGCGCTCGCCGCCGAGCTGCGCATCAACTCCTCGCGGCTCAGGCAGGACTTCCACCACTTCGGCGGCTTCAGCCGTCCGGGCCAGACCTACGCGGTGGACCACCTTGTCGCCCGCCTGCGCGAGATCCTCGCCCTCGGCGCCCCCGTACAGTACGTGATCGCCGGGGCGGGCTACCTCGGCCAGGCGATCGCGGCCTATCCGCGCTTCGAGGAGGACGGCTTCCGCCTCGCGGGCATTTTCGACATCAATCCCAAGCTGATCGGCCTGCGCTTTCGCGGCGTGCCCGTGCAGGACATCGAGCTGCTGCCCGAGCTCGTCGCGCAGATGGGCGTGCGCCTGGGCGTCATCACTACCTCACCCGAGGCTGCGCAGAACGTGGCCGGGCTGATGGTGCGCGCGGGCATCACGGGCATCTGGAACTTCGCGCCTGTGAGCCTGCAACTGCCCGGCGGCGTGACCCTGCAGGATGAGTTCCTCACGGCGGGGCTGATGGCCCTTCACTACCGCATGCACGAGGCGGAGCGCCAGGGCGAGGAGTCGACCTGA
- a CDS encoding zinc-binding alcohol dehydrogenase family protein yields MKALVLHRQAPIGSHPLRLEERELRAPGPGEVAIAVSACGICHTDLHIVEGDLAPPRLPLVPGHQVVGRLAARPPGVTTPALGARVGVGWLAANCGRCEACRAGRENLCEAARFTGFHLDGGFAEQLVVPAVACHALPDALDDLHAAPLLCAGIIGYRALRLSGVERGGRLGLVGFGASAHLTLQVARHQGLQVAVISRREAQRRHALALGADWAGEFGAQPPWPLDGLINFTPAGGTVAPALALLRPGGVQALAGIHMSPITELPYRLLYGERALRSVANFTAQDARELLALAAAIPLRPDVQAYPLTDANEALADLAAGALRGAGVLELRGRDEILLTLTDGAGGA; encoded by the coding sequence GTGAAAGCGCTCGTCCTGCACCGGCAAGCGCCCATCGGGAGCCATCCGTTGCGCCTGGAGGAGCGCGAGCTGCGCGCGCCGGGGCCCGGCGAGGTCGCCATTGCGGTGAGCGCCTGCGGGATCTGTCACACGGATCTGCACATCGTCGAGGGCGACCTCGCGCCGCCACGGCTGCCGCTCGTGCCGGGGCATCAGGTGGTTGGGCGCTTGGCGGCGCGCCCCCCGGGGGTGACGACGCCTGCGCTCGGGGCCCGTGTGGGCGTGGGCTGGCTGGCCGCGAACTGCGGGCGCTGTGAGGCCTGCCGCGCGGGCCGCGAGAACCTCTGCGAGGCGGCGCGCTTCACGGGCTTCCACCTGGACGGCGGCTTCGCCGAGCAGCTCGTCGTGCCGGCCGTCGCCTGCCACGCCCTGCCGGATGCGCTCGACGATCTGCACGCCGCGCCGCTGCTCTGCGCGGGGATCATCGGCTATCGTGCGCTGAGGCTCAGCGGCGTGGAACGCGGCGGGCGGCTCGGTCTGGTCGGCTTCGGGGCCTCGGCACATCTCACGCTGCAGGTCGCGCGGCACCAGGGCCTGCAGGTGGCGGTGATCAGCCGGCGCGAGGCGCAGCGCCGGCACGCGCTCGCGCTCGGCGCCGACTGGGCCGGCGAATTCGGCGCGCAGCCGCCCTGGCCGCTGGACGGGCTCATCAACTTCACGCCCGCCGGCGGCACGGTGGCGCCGGCGCTGGCGCTGCTGCGCCCCGGCGGCGTGCAGGCCCTGGCGGGCATCCACATGAGCCCGATCACCGAGCTACCCTATCGCCTGCTCTACGGCGAGCGCGCTCTCCGCTCGGTGGCCAACTTCACGGCGCAGGACGCCCGCGAGTTGCTCGCCCTGGCGGCGGCGATCCCCCTGCGGCCGGACGTGCAGGCCTACCCGTTGACGGACGCCAACGAAGCGCTTGCCGACTTGGCCGCGGGTGCCCTGCGCGGCGCGGGCGTGCTGGAGCTCCGGGGTCGCGATGAGATCCTGCTCACCCTCACTGACGGCGCCGGCGGTGCCTGA
- a CDS encoding response regulator has translation MPRKVKDTVGGKEVAREILLQLAESTAGLTGEAFFEGLTRQLAQVLGVRYACITEQLLATPDTLRTLSFWGGESWLTNFDYALRLTPCAEVVSAGRYFCPRNTQARFPEDRDLSQLHIESYFGLRLCARDGSTLGHLCVMDVQPMDDERWLTSILEVFAARAAAEIERLRADHAMRESEQRFRQLAENLPGIVFSYLKDAAGHRQLRYLGPGARRLLGEELHAQVATNIDMLFESILPEDRAALLAESDLAAEQQLLLHREFRAQLPDGKHWFEVFARSTPQDEAGQLWTGTVFDISARKEAEAQLREYSRALEESNATLQEVSEKARAATRTKTEFLANMSHEIRTPMTAILGYADILGERIEDPEDREALGIIREHGRYLLQIINDILDLSTIEAGRLELNFRRVSVFQLLHHVQELMRVRAHEKGLSLTVEYPERMPAVVRTDPVRLRQILINLLSNAIKFTERGGVRIRVEYHDHPGLPVLEFEIRDTGVGMSEAKLAALFEPFTQVDGTARRRYGGAGLGLSISRRLAEMLGGTISVESQEGKGSSFRVVVATGLMDDLRMISAEEGLAFLKAPEEPLMGPERLNLRILLAEDNRTNQRLVRHVLEKLGAWVGVAENGREAVDTALAARERGEAYDIILMDIQMPGMDGHAAARELRRCGYEGPIIALTAHAMERDREAALEAGCNDHCTKPIDRHQLVAAILTQVARQNAPQKRA, from the coding sequence ATGCCAAGGAAGGTCAAGGATACGGTAGGCGGCAAGGAAGTCGCTCGCGAGATCCTGCTTCAGCTCGCCGAGAGCACGGCGGGGCTTACCGGCGAGGCATTCTTCGAGGGGCTCACGCGGCAACTCGCCCAGGTGCTCGGCGTTCGCTACGCCTGCATCACCGAGCAACTGCTCGCCACTCCCGATACCCTGCGCACGCTCTCCTTCTGGGGCGGCGAGAGCTGGCTCACGAACTTCGACTACGCACTGCGCCTCACGCCCTGCGCTGAGGTGGTGTCCGCGGGCCGCTACTTCTGCCCCCGCAACACGCAGGCCCGCTTCCCGGAAGACAGAGACCTCTCGCAACTGCACATCGAGTCCTACTTTGGCCTGCGCCTTTGCGCCCGCGACGGCAGCACGCTCGGCCACCTCTGCGTGATGGATGTACAGCCGATGGATGACGAGCGCTGGCTCACCTCCATCCTCGAGGTCTTCGCCGCGCGCGCGGCCGCCGAGATCGAGCGCCTGCGCGCGGACCATGCGATGCGCGAGAGCGAGCAGCGCTTCCGCCAGCTCGCCGAGAACCTGCCCGGCATCGTCTTCTCCTACCTCAAGGACGCTGCCGGCCATCGCCAGTTGCGCTACCTCGGCCCCGGCGCTCGCCGCCTGCTCGGCGAGGAGCTTCACGCGCAGGTCGCGACGAACATCGACATGCTCTTCGAGAGTATCCTTCCCGAGGATCGGGCGGCGCTGCTGGCGGAGTCCGACCTCGCCGCCGAGCAGCAGTTGCTGCTGCACCGCGAGTTCCGGGCCCAGCTGCCCGACGGCAAGCATTGGTTCGAGGTCTTCGCGCGCTCCACGCCGCAGGACGAGGCCGGCCAGCTCTGGACCGGCACGGTATTCGACATCAGCGCGCGCAAGGAAGCCGAGGCGCAACTGCGCGAATACTCACGCGCGCTCGAGGAGAGCAACGCAACGCTGCAGGAAGTCAGCGAGAAGGCCCGCGCCGCCACGCGCACCAAGACCGAGTTCCTCGCCAACATGAGCCACGAGATCCGCACGCCGATGACGGCGATCCTCGGCTATGCGGACATCCTCGGCGAGCGCATCGAGGACCCCGAGGACCGCGAGGCGCTGGGCATCATCCGCGAGCACGGGCGCTACCTGCTGCAGATCATCAACGACATCCTCGACCTGTCGACGATCGAGGCCGGACGGCTCGAGCTGAACTTCCGTCGGGTCTCTGTCTTCCAGCTCCTCCACCACGTGCAGGAACTGATGCGCGTGCGCGCCCACGAGAAGGGCCTCTCGCTCACGGTCGAGTACCCCGAGCGGATGCCGGCCGTCGTGCGCACCGATCCCGTGCGCCTGCGCCAGATCCTGATCAACCTGCTCAGCAATGCGATCAAGTTCACCGAGCGGGGCGGCGTGCGCATCCGGGTCGAGTACCACGACCATCCCGGCCTGCCCGTGCTGGAGTTCGAGATCCGCGACACGGGCGTCGGCATGAGCGAGGCCAAGCTCGCCGCGCTCTTCGAGCCCTTCACGCAGGTGGACGGCACCGCGCGCCGCCGCTACGGCGGCGCGGGCCTCGGCCTGTCGATCAGCCGTCGCCTGGCGGAGATGCTCGGCGGGACGATCAGCGTCGAGAGCCAGGAGGGCAAGGGCAGCAGCTTCCGCGTCGTCGTGGCCACCGGGCTCATGGACGACCTGCGCATGATCAGTGCCGAGGAGGGCCTCGCCTTCCTGAAGGCGCCCGAGGAGCCGCTGATGGGCCCCGAGCGCCTGAACCTGCGCATCCTGCTCGCCGAGGACAACCGCACCAACCAGCGCCTCGTGCGCCACGTGCTCGAGAAGCTGGGCGCCTGGGTGGGCGTCGCCGAGAACGGCCGCGAGGCCGTCGACACGGCGCTGGCCGCCCGCGAGCGCGGCGAGGCCTACGACATCATCCTCATGGACATCCAGATGCCGGGGATGGACGGGCACGCCGCCGCGCGCGAGCTGCGCCGCTGCGGCTACGAGGGCCCGATCATCGCGCTCACTGCGCACGCGATGGAGCGCGACCGCGAGGCCGCGCTCGAGGCCGGCTGCAACGACCACTGCACGAAGCCGATCGATCGCCATCAGCTGGTGGCGGCGATCCTCACGCAGGTTGCCCGCCAGAACGCGCCCCAGAAGCGCGCCTGA